The following proteins are encoded in a genomic region of Sparus aurata chromosome 11, fSpaAur1.1, whole genome shotgun sequence:
- the tmem221 gene encoding transmembrane protein 221, with protein sequence MSLKYSQRSLIVLSLLGILSAIMSVLSVILIFQLQSQQAAVKESPPSTSVLIPAPVWAVLLPVSTVLSALSLTLHLSSVVVCLLHSYFSTEVCRGEQDTDRADWFLLDSRAVRHVAIGLFCLGVSVYLSAMSIFMLLIFEVETGIATACILSSGILILLVIVIHSLVKASRTAKHYHPDHIDTLFQNDHRSSSTPVSRPCELKIGIDKPRMHRSHSHLQHPISQPHCGTPRQREPYQQQREPYQQQQYSPVGGSQGHVSDKDGYSSGGSCPRMHRTLSTESGLLQAQAKPWNGVNNEMRSVLARKSGITAKDSTLV encoded by the exons ATGTCGCTCAAATACAGCCAGCGGTCGTTAATAGTTCTGTCGTTACTGGGGATTTTATCGGCCATCATGTCTGTGCTATCGGTCATCCTGATTTTCCAGCTCCAGTCTCAACAGGCGGCCGTGAAGGAGTCTCCTCCGTCCACCTCCGTGCTCATACCCGCTCCCGTGTGGGCCGTTCTGCTGCCCGTGTCCACGGTGCTCTCCGCGCTGTCCCTCACCTTGCACCTGAGCTCCGTGGTGGTCTGTCTTCTCCACAGCTACTTCTCCACAGAGGTCTGCCGAGGAGAGCAGGACACTGACAG AGCAGACTGGTTTCTTTTGGATAGCAGAGCTGTGCGACATGTGGCTATTGGACTGTTCTGCCTGGGggtttctgtttatctgtcag CTATGTCCATCTTTATGCTTCTGATATTTGAGGTGGAGACGGGCATCGCAACTGCTTGCATACTCTCCTCAGGGATCTTAATCCTACTGGTCATTGTGATCCACTCTCTGGTCAAAGCCTCTCGCACTGCCAAGCACTATCACCCGGATCACATTGACACCCTCTTCCAGAACGACCATaggagcagcagcacacctgtcTCCCGACCCTGTGAGCTCAAAATAGGCATCGACAAACCACGGATGCACCGCAGCCACTCTCATCTGCAGCATCCGATCTCCCAACCTCACTGTGGCACCCCGAGACAGCGAGAACCATACCAGCAACAGCGAGAACCATACCAGCAACAGCAGTACTCTCCTGTTGGAGGTTCCCAGGGCCACGTGAGTGATAAAGACGGCTACAGCAGCGGCGGAAGTTGTCCTCGAATGCACCGGACCTTGTCTACTGAATCTGGTTTACTGCAGGCCCAGGCTAAACCCTGGAATGGGGTCAACAATGAGATGAGGAGTGTCCTAGCTCGCAAGTCAGGGATTACTGCAAAAGACTCAACTCTTGTGTGA
- the mef2b gene encoding myocyte-specific enhancer factor 2B, giving the protein MGRKKIQISRILDQRNRQVTFTKRKFGLMKKAYELSVLCDCEIALIIFNSTNRLFQYASTDMDKVLLKYTEYSEPHESRTNTDILETLRRKGLGLEASELDSEESMQVAADKYPLSEGMDLSVARQRFYAPSLLSPEAQFLMSAGCENGFPNSSGPGMASHRPPAFKSLGSRPGSASPAAPHAHTAFMSPHTGIGYSVFSHGSLNRALDMKSPPPLNLGPENLRGDAAGQGMGATRANHSSTRAVLYQGLHSSSSMVAMGKAGLLGHNLGGYGLPSPGASEYSQPGFYHSVSLQRGAANPWQQAQPPQEPHGPHISPGMSSGGCSFPSQSCSSTSPHLPSLNLSIKSERSSPEHMSSPTSPPRHHLRQHSPMSNPDSARHTPPEARPPNETKEFPKAGYPQDEGGQLEISGGWQR; this is encoded by the exons atgggaagaaagaaaatacaaatttcTCGTATTCTGGACCAGAGGAACAGACAG GTCACCTTCACCAAGCGCAAGTTTGGCCTGATGAAGAAGGCCTACGAGCTGAGCGTGCTGTGCGACTGTGAGATCGCCCTCATCATCTTCAACAGCACCAACCGTCTGTTCCAGTACGCCAGCACGGACATGGACAAGGTGCTGCTCAAGTACACAGAGTACAGCGAGCCGCACGAGAGCCGCACCAACACGGACATCCTGGAG ACTCTGCGTAGGAAGGGCCTCGGTCTTGAGGCCTCTGAGCTCGACAGTGAGGAGAGCATGCAGGTGGCCGCAGACAAATACCCGCTCAGCGAGGGCATGGATCTCTCTGTGGCTCGCCAGCGCTTCTAC GCTCCGTCGCTGCTCTCGCCGGAGGCTCAGTTCCTGATGTCTGCAGGCTGCGAGAACGGCTTCCCCAACTCCTCCGGACCCGGCATGGCGTCCCACAGACCCCCGGCCTTCAAATCTCTGGGCTCCAGACCCGGCTCTGCCAGTCCTGCTgcaccacatgcacacaccgCGTTCATGTCTccacacacag GTATCGGCTACTCCGTGTTCTCCCATGGCAGCCTGAATCGAGCTCTGGACATGAAAAGCCCTCCTCCTCTGAACCTGGGCCCTGAGAACCTGCGGGGAGACGCTGCTGGTCAGGGAATGGGGGCCACACGTGCTAACCACAGCTCTACT AGGGCTGTCTTGTACCAGGGcctgcacagcagcagctccatggTCGCCATGGGCAAGGCTGGGCTGCTGGGACACAATTTGGGAGGCTACGGCCTCCCTTCTCCTGGAGCCTCTG aGTACAGCCAACCTGGTTTTTATCACTCAGTTAGTCTACAGCGAGGAGCGGCGAACCCCTGGCAGCAAGCGCAGCCGCCTCAGGAGCCCCACGGGCCTCATATAAGCCCAGG GATGTCCAGCGGAGGGTGCTCCTTCCCCTCCCAgtcctgctcctccacctctccacaTCTGCCCTCCCTCAACCTCAGCATCAAATCAGAGCGGAGCTCTCCCGAGCACATGTCCTCGCCCACCTCCCCTCCCCGACACCACCTCAGGCAGCACTCGCCAATGAGCAACCCCGACTCGGCTCGCCATACCCCTCCGGAAGCCCGTCCGCCCAATGAGACGAAGGAGTTTCCCAAAGCTGGCTACCCACAGGATGAAGGAGGGCAGTTAGAGATAAGTGGTGGGTGGCAGAGATAG